Proteins from a genomic interval of Clostridium scatologenes:
- a CDS encoding maltose ABC transporter substrate-binding protein encodes MEERNFFMKKYYKIVGLTLSIVLISLNFVGCTNLQSKNNDEITVWCNLSNYEVLQVDAVAQKWAKENKKKVKVYSDKGDNRAFIAAAKAKMEPDIQFGVSHDKMDKLNHEKLLAELPKGFLDESKYTKSSLSTVTFDKKLYGVPISVETYALYYNKDKVKKLPETLEELIAEGKELGFEYDINNFYLSFPFIQVNGGYIFKNNNGKYDIRDIGLNNEGAVKGYSIIQDMVQKYNLMPSNIDGITARNKFKEGKIAFYFSASSDISDINTSNINYAVTKLPTYNGKQMNTFVSCKDAFVTSKAKDNKEVWDLLKYLIEKTPEPLYKTVGRLPALNLDNSISEVKNNDKVKMFVKQAEYGEVIPNVTEIQALQDSNKIFTLLTSGKISAKECGNEIENKIKKFIEKEKQ; translated from the coding sequence GATAACAGTTTGGTGTAATTTATCTAATTATGAAGTATTGCAAGTCGATGCTGTGGCACAAAAATGGGCAAAGGAAAATAAAAAGAAAGTTAAAGTATATTCAGATAAAGGTGATAATAGAGCATTTATAGCAGCAGCAAAAGCTAAAATGGAGCCAGATATTCAATTTGGAGTTTCGCATGATAAAATGGATAAGTTAAACCATGAAAAACTTTTAGCAGAGCTTCCAAAAGGATTTTTAGATGAAAGTAAGTATACAAAATCATCTTTAAGCACAGTTACTTTTGATAAAAAATTGTATGGTGTACCTATATCAGTAGAGACTTATGCATTGTATTATAATAAAGATAAAGTAAAAAAATTGCCTGAAACTCTAGAAGAATTGATTGCAGAAGGAAAAGAGTTAGGCTTCGAATATGATATAAATAATTTTTATTTAAGTTTCCCATTTATACAAGTCAATGGTGGGTATATATTTAAGAATAACAATGGTAAATATGATATTAGAGATATAGGATTAAATAATGAAGGTGCTGTTAAAGGTTATTCTATAATTCAAGATATGGTGCAAAAATATAATTTGATGCCCAGTAATATTGATGGCATAACAGCAAGAAACAAATTTAAGGAAGGTAAAATAGCCTTTTATTTTAGTGCATCTTCAGATATAAGTGATATTAATACTTCTAATATTAATTATGCTGTAACGAAACTTCCTACTTACAATGGAAAACAAATGAATACTTTTGTTTCCTGTAAAGATGCTTTTGTAACAAGCAAAGCTAAGGATAATAAAGAAGTATGGGATTTATTAAAATATTTAATAGAAAAAACGCCAGAACCACTATATAAAACAGTAGGTAGATTGCCTGCTTTAAATCTTGACAATAGTATATCAGAAGTAAAGAATAACGATAAAGTGAAGATGTTTGTTAAACAGGCGGAATATGGTGAAGTGATACCAAATGTCACAGAAATACAAGCACTACAAGATAGTAATAAAATTTTTACACTCCTTACATCAGGTAAAATATCGGCAAAAGAGTGTGGAAATGAGATAGAGAATAAAATAAAAAAATTTATAGAAAAAGAAAAACAATAA
- a CDS encoding nucleotide sugar dehydrogenase → MSQLRDELILKLKNKTAKLGVVGLGYVGLPLAVEKAKAGYNVIGFDVQDKKVEMVNKGENYIGDIVDADLKKLVEDGKLKATTDFSFVKNVDAVSIAVPTPLDLYKQPDLSYVVNSAKSVAKYLHRGMLVVLESTTYPGTTDEVLKPILEESGLKCGKDFFLAFSPERVDPGNKQYKTKNTPKVVGGCTVECTEVAATLYRNVLQGEVFTVSSPAVAEMEKILENTFRNINIGLANEMAILCNRMGIDIWEVIEAAKTKPYGFMAFYPGPGLGGHCIPLDPFYLSWKAKEFDFHTKLIEASGDINDSMPAFVVDNAMKLLNTQKKAMNGANVLLLGVAYKNDIDDMRESPALKVIEHLEKNGANVMINDPYIPKFKHNGKEYVSVGWEEAIETADIVIITTNHSCYDYETIVEKAKLLYDTRNATKDVKNNRQKINKL, encoded by the coding sequence ATGTCACAATTAAGAGATGAATTAATATTAAAATTAAAAAACAAAACAGCTAAACTTGGTGTTGTAGGATTAGGTTATGTAGGACTCCCTCTTGCAGTTGAAAAAGCTAAAGCTGGATATAATGTCATAGGATTTGATGTTCAAGATAAAAAAGTAGAAATGGTTAATAAAGGCGAAAACTATATAGGTGATATAGTAGATGCGGATTTGAAAAAACTAGTAGAAGATGGAAAGTTAAAAGCTACTACAGATTTCAGCTTTGTAAAAAATGTAGATGCTGTTTCAATAGCAGTACCAACACCATTAGATTTATATAAACAGCCAGATTTATCTTATGTTGTAAATTCGGCTAAAAGTGTTGCAAAATATTTACATAGAGGAATGCTTGTAGTTCTTGAAAGCACAACATATCCAGGAACTACTGATGAAGTGTTAAAACCAATTTTAGAAGAAAGTGGACTAAAGTGCGGAAAAGATTTCTTTTTAGCATTTTCACCAGAGAGAGTTGATCCAGGTAATAAACAATATAAAACTAAAAATACTCCAAAGGTAGTTGGCGGTTGTACAGTAGAATGTACTGAAGTAGCAGCTACTCTTTATAGAAATGTTTTACAAGGAGAAGTTTTTACAGTATCTTCACCAGCTGTAGCTGAGATGGAGAAAATACTTGAAAATACTTTTAGAAATATAAATATAGGTCTTGCAAATGAAATGGCTATATTATGTAATAGAATGGGAATAGATATATGGGAAGTAATAGAGGCTGCTAAGACTAAGCCATATGGATTTATGGCATTTTATCCAGGTCCAGGACTTGGTGGTCACTGTATACCACTAGATCCATTTTATTTGTCATGGAAAGCTAAAGAATTTGATTTCCATACTAAATTAATAGAAGCATCAGGAGATATAAATGATTCTATGCCAGCTTTTGTAGTGGATAATGCAATGAAGCTTTTAAATACTCAAAAGAAAGCAATGAATGGTGCTAATGTATTATTATTAGGTGTAGCATATAAAAATGATATTGATGATATGAGAGAATCACCAGCTCTTAAAGTTATAGAACACTTAGAAAAGAATGGTGCTAATGTAATGATAAATGATCCATATATTCCTAAATTTAAACATAATGGAAAAGAATATGTTTCAGTAGGTTGGGAAGAAGCAATAGAAACCGCTGATATTGTAATTATAACTACAAATCACAGTTGTTATGATTATGAAACAATAGTTGAAAAAGCTAAGTTGCTTTATGATACAAGAAATGCTACAAAAGATGTAAAGAATAATAGACAAAAAATTAATAAGCTATAA
- a CDS encoding Gfo/Idh/MocA family protein — protein sequence MKTMKFAIIGCGRISYKHVEALIANKEEAILVATCDIIKEKAEEKKQEYIAKSANDVKVSVYTDYKEMLEKEEIDVVTVATESGYHPEIVMYCMNKKKHVIVEKPMALSIEDADNMIKCAKENNVKLCVSHQNRFNVPIQQLRKAVEENRFGRLVNGTARILWNRNMGYYTQAPWRGTWELDGGTLMNQCIHNIDLLQWMMGGEIDTVYAQCDTFLRDIEAEDFGAIIIRFKNGAIGIIEGSACVYPKNLEETLSIFGEKGTVAIGGLAVNKIETWRFEDNKDNEDEILKAQGADPDSVYGFGHNPLFKDMIDAINNDRDPLVSGEEGKKGMSIILAAYKSRLTGMPVKFPMESFSTMEMVNVEKLHRK from the coding sequence ATGAAAACAATGAAGTTTGCAATTATAGGATGTGGAAGAATATCGTATAAGCATGTAGAAGCATTAATTGCTAATAAAGAAGAAGCTATTTTAGTGGCTACTTGTGATATTATAAAAGAAAAGGCAGAAGAAAAAAAGCAAGAATATATAGCAAAGTCAGCAAATGATGTTAAAGTATCTGTATATACAGATTATAAAGAAATGCTTGAAAAAGAAGAAATAGATGTAGTAACTGTAGCTACAGAAAGTGGATATCATCCAGAAATAGTTATGTACTGTATGAATAAGAAGAAGCATGTTATAGTTGAAAAACCAATGGCTTTATCTATAGAAGATGCTGATAATATGATAAAATGTGCAAAAGAAAATAATGTTAAATTGTGTGTAAGTCACCAGAATAGATTTAATGTGCCAATACAACAATTAAGAAAAGCTGTAGAAGAAAATAGATTTGGTAGACTTGTTAATGGAACTGCAAGAATACTTTGGAATAGAAATATGGGATATTATACTCAAGCTCCATGGAGAGGTACATGGGAACTTGATGGTGGTACTTTAATGAATCAGTGTATACATAATATAGATCTATTGCAGTGGATGATGGGTGGAGAAATTGATACTGTATATGCACAGTGTGATACATTTTTAAGAGATATAGAAGCAGAGGATTTTGGAGCAATAATTATAAGATTTAAAAATGGAGCTATAGGAATAATAGAGGGAAGTGCTTGTGTATATCCAAAGAATTTGGAAGAAACTTTAAGTATATTTGGAGAAAAAGGAACTGTAGCTATAGGTGGTCTTGCTGTAAATAAAATAGAAACTTGGAGATTTGAAGATAACAAAGATAATGAGGATGAAATATTAAAAGCTCAAGGTGCTGATCCAGATTCTGTTTATGGATTTGGACATAATCCATTATTTAAAGACATGATAGATGCCATAAATAATGATAGGGATCCTCTTGTAAGTGGTGAAGAAGGTAAAAAGGGTATGTCTATAATTCTTGCTGCATATAAATCAAGACTTACAGGAATGCCTGTTAAATTCCCAATGGAAAGTTTTTCAACTATGGAAATGGTGAATGTGGAAAAACTACACAGAAAATAG
- a CDS encoding acyltransferase → MENYISDKAKIGSNVNLGRFVVIEDDVILGENCIIGHNVIIHKGSRVGNNVRIDDNTVVGKQPMRAVNSIFKDEKEFPGAKIGEGCLIGAGVIVYCGCEIGEKTLIADLATVRENVTIGSKTIIGRGVAVENFCKVGSNCKLETNVYLTAYSEVEDNVFIAPGVVTSNDNFAARSKERYNHFKGVTVKKGGRIGAQATILPGKIINEDAFVAAGSVVTKDVQKEIIVAGNPAKELRKVPEDQLLKNQ, encoded by the coding sequence ATGGAAAACTATATATCAGATAAAGCTAAAATAGGTTCTAATGTGAACCTTGGTAGATTTGTAGTAATAGAAGATGACGTTATTTTGGGTGAAAACTGTATTATAGGGCATAATGTGATAATACATAAAGGTAGTAGGGTAGGAAATAATGTTAGAATAGATGATAATACAGTAGTAGGAAAACAACCTATGAGAGCCGTAAACAGTATATTTAAAGATGAAAAGGAGTTTCCAGGAGCGAAGATAGGAGAAGGATGCTTAATAGGAGCAGGAGTTATAGTTTACTGCGGATGTGAGATAGGAGAAAAAACTCTTATTGCAGACTTAGCTACTGTAAGAGAAAATGTAACTATAGGAAGCAAGACTATAATAGGAAGAGGAGTTGCTGTTGAAAACTTCTGTAAGGTTGGTTCGAATTGTAAATTAGAAACAAATGTTTATTTAACAGCATATTCTGAAGTTGAAGATAATGTATTTATAGCACCTGGAGTAGTAACTTCAAATGACAACTTTGCAGCTCGTTCAAAGGAAAGATACAATCATTTTAAGGGAGTTACTGTTAAGAAGGGTGGAAGGATTGGAGCCCAAGCTACAATATTGCCTGGAAAAATTATAAATGAAGATGCTTTTGTAGCTGCAGGAAGTGTAGTAACAAAAGATGTACAAAAGGAAATTATAGTGGCAGGAAATCCAGCTAAAGAGTTGAGAAAAGTGCCAGAAGATCAGCTACTTAAGAATCAATAA